The Janthinobacterium lividum genome has a window encoding:
- a CDS encoding efflux RND transporter periplasmic adaptor subunit: MAGPGGPGGPGGRRGGPSTTVGVATAVKSDLPVVLDALGTVTAASTVTVRPQVSGILKELKFKEGGMVKAGQVVAQIDPAQFEMALMQATGQRQRDEAQLENARLTLKRYQTLLGQDSIARQDVDTQAALVKQLEGTVMTDRAAEGTARLNLGYTKVVSPISGRAGLKVVDIGNLVSTSDTGGVVVVTQLSPIDVEFSLPQDKVQTVQERLNGGSALAALALDRTRTHTLDKGSLTALDNQVDVQTGTVRAKARYTNDKMALFPSQFVNVRLELGNITGAVLVPVTALRHSNNGDFVYVLKADKTVTVRMVTRGQATTDMVEIRAGLEAGEQVITEGADRLKEGAKVTLAGDKPAAGGAGAAGANGERRHRRQHADGAASASASAPASAPATAPAKGAAQ, encoded by the coding sequence ATGGCCGGCCCCGGTGGTCCGGGCGGCCCCGGCGGGCGCCGCGGCGGCCCCTCGACCACCGTTGGCGTGGCCACGGCCGTGAAGTCCGACTTGCCCGTGGTGCTCGATGCGTTGGGCACGGTGACGGCCGCGTCCACCGTGACGGTGCGCCCGCAAGTGTCGGGCATTTTGAAAGAGCTGAAATTCAAGGAAGGCGGCATGGTCAAGGCGGGCCAGGTGGTGGCGCAGATCGACCCGGCCCAGTTCGAGATGGCGCTGATGCAGGCCACGGGCCAGCGCCAGCGCGATGAAGCGCAGCTGGAAAACGCGCGCCTGACCCTGAAGCGTTACCAAACTTTGCTGGGCCAGGACTCCATCGCGCGCCAGGACGTCGATACGCAGGCCGCCCTGGTCAAACAGTTGGAAGGCACGGTGATGACGGACCGCGCCGCCGAAGGCACGGCCAGGCTGAACCTCGGCTACACCAAGGTGGTGTCGCCGATCAGCGGGCGCGCCGGCCTGAAGGTGGTCGATATCGGCAACCTGGTGAGCACCAGCGATACGGGAGGCGTGGTGGTAGTGACGCAGCTCTCGCCCATCGACGTGGAATTTTCCCTACCGCAGGATAAGGTGCAGACCGTCCAGGAACGCCTGAATGGCGGCTCGGCCCTGGCGGCCTTGGCGCTGGACCGCACGCGCACGCATACCTTGGACAAGGGCAGCTTGACGGCCCTGGACAACCAGGTCGACGTGCAGACGGGCACCGTGCGCGCCAAGGCCCGCTACACGAATGACAAGATGGCCCTGTTCCCGAGCCAGTTCGTCAACGTGCGCCTGGAGCTGGGCAATATCACTGGCGCCGTGCTGGTACCCGTCACGGCCCTGCGTCACAGCAATAATGGCGACTTCGTGTATGTGCTGAAAGCCGACAAGACTGTCACCGTGCGCATGGTCACGCGCGGCCAGGCCACCACCGATATGGTGGAAATTCGCGCCGGCCTGGAAGCGGGCGAGCAAGTCATCACGGAAGGCGCCGACCGCCTGAAAGAAGGAGCGAAAGTCACCTTGGCGGGCGACAAGCCTGCCGCTGGCGGCGCCGGCGCGGCTGGGGCAAACGGCGAACGCCGCCACCGCCGCCAGCACGCTGATGGCGCGGCCAGCGCATCGGCATCGGCGCCAGCAAGCGCGCCTGCCACGGCGCCAGCGAAGGGCGCAGCGCAATGA
- a CDS encoding efflux RND transporter permease subunit, translating into MSPSTPFIKRPVATALLMLAIVLAGLVGFKFLPLAALPQVDFPTIQVQTLYPGASPEVMGQTVTAPLERQFGQMSGLQRMSSTSAAGVSLITLQFTLGQTLDVAEQEVQAAINAGGSLLPTDLPAPPVYAKINPADAPVLTLAITSDTMPLTQVQNIVNTRLALKISQVNGVGLVSLSGGQRPAVRIQGDTKLLASYGLGLDSLRTAIAAANVNSAKGSFDGPTRSFTINANDQLVTAEDYKRLIITYKNGAPVRLSDVANVVDSAENTRLGAWSGKQPAIILNVQRQPGANVIKTVDAIKALLPDLQASLPAAMKLDVLSDRTTGIRASVEHVEMELLLSVLLVVLVIFAFLHSMRATVIASLSVPISLIGACGVMYLLGYSLNNLSLMALTIATGFVVDDAIVMIENIARYIEEGETPMAAALKGASQIGFTIISLTVSLIAVLIPLLFMGDVVGRLFREFAMTLAITILISAVVSLTLVPMMSARWLKSHADEKVSATGQRIQAFLDKVIGQYDHALVWVLKRQGLTLLVALATLLLTVILYITIPKGLFPTQDTGQLQARIETSQAVSYERMAALQQAAASALLEDPAVDTLSSLVGVDAANNTMLHTGSMLINLKRPRSGKQDDIMERLRNRVAKVAGVTLYLQPTQDLTIDAESGPTQYRVSLEGADTATVTEWAGKLAARMREKSQLRNVVTDAGATGAAVVVAIDRDSAARMSVTTATVDDALYNAFGQRIISTIFTETNQYRVILEAQPGIVTTPSDLSDLQVRTGSGKSTPLSAFASVSEKQAPLQITHVAQYPATTLGFDTTQGVALGSAVDAIRQAAKDIALPPSVTLTFLGAAGAYENSLSNQLWLILAAVVCVYIVLGVLYESYIHPLTILSTLPSAGVGALLALMISGQDLGVIGIIGIILLIGIVKKNAIMMIDFAIEAERDEGKSPQEAIHQAALLRFRPILMTTLAALFAAVPLMLGWGEGAELRRPLGLAIFGGLIVSQVLTLFTTPVIYLGFDRLGQRFASKTRGVKPG; encoded by the coding sequence ATGAGTCCATCGACTCCCTTCATCAAGCGCCCCGTCGCCACGGCGCTACTGATGCTGGCCATCGTGCTGGCGGGGCTGGTCGGCTTCAAGTTCCTGCCGCTGGCCGCCTTGCCGCAGGTGGACTTCCCCACCATCCAGGTGCAGACCTTGTATCCGGGCGCCAGTCCGGAAGTCATGGGGCAGACCGTGACGGCGCCGCTGGAGCGCCAGTTCGGGCAAATGTCGGGTTTGCAGCGCATGAGTTCCACCAGCGCGGCCGGCGTCTCCCTCATCACCCTGCAATTCACCCTGGGCCAGACCCTGGACGTGGCCGAGCAGGAAGTGCAGGCCGCCATCAACGCCGGCGGTTCATTGCTGCCGACCGACTTGCCGGCGCCGCCCGTGTACGCCAAGATCAACCCGGCCGACGCGCCCGTGCTGACCCTGGCCATCACCTCGGACACGATGCCGCTGACGCAGGTGCAGAACATCGTCAACACGCGTTTGGCGCTGAAGATCAGCCAGGTCAACGGCGTGGGCCTCGTCTCGCTGTCGGGCGGCCAGCGTCCCGCCGTGCGCATCCAGGGCGATACCAAGTTGCTGGCCTCATATGGCCTGGGCCTCGACAGCCTGCGCACGGCCATCGCGGCGGCCAACGTCAACAGCGCGAAGGGCAGTTTCGACGGTCCCACGCGTTCGTTTACCATCAACGCCAACGATCAACTGGTGACGGCGGAAGACTACAAGCGCCTGATCATCACCTATAAAAACGGCGCGCCCGTGCGCCTGTCAGACGTGGCGAACGTGGTCGACAGCGCGGAAAACACGCGCCTGGGCGCCTGGTCGGGCAAGCAGCCGGCCATCATCCTGAACGTGCAGCGCCAGCCGGGCGCCAACGTCATCAAGACCGTCGACGCCATCAAGGCCCTGCTGCCCGACTTGCAGGCCAGCCTGCCGGCGGCCATGAAGCTCGACGTGCTGAGCGACCGCACGACGGGCATCCGCGCCTCGGTCGAACACGTGGAAATGGAACTGTTATTGTCCGTGCTGCTGGTGGTGCTGGTGATCTTCGCCTTCCTGCACAGCATGCGCGCCACGGTGATCGCCAGCCTGTCCGTGCCGATCTCGCTGATCGGCGCCTGCGGCGTCATGTATCTGCTCGGCTACAGCCTGAACAACCTCTCCCTGATGGCCTTGACGATCGCCACCGGCTTTGTCGTCGATGACGCCATCGTCATGATCGAAAACATCGCCCGCTACATCGAAGAGGGCGAAACGCCGATGGCCGCCGCCCTGAAAGGCGCGTCGCAGATCGGCTTTACCATCATCTCGCTGACGGTGTCATTGATCGCCGTGCTGATTCCGTTGCTGTTCATGGGCGACGTGGTGGGCCGATTGTTCCGCGAATTTGCCATGACCCTGGCCATCACGATTTTGATTTCCGCCGTGGTGTCGCTGACCCTGGTGCCGATGATGTCGGCGCGCTGGCTGAAGAGCCACGCTGATGAAAAGGTCAGCGCCACGGGCCAGCGCATCCAGGCTTTCCTCGACAAGGTCATCGGGCAGTACGACCATGCGCTGGTGTGGGTACTCAAACGCCAGGGCTTGACCCTGCTGGTGGCCCTGGCCACCTTGCTGCTGACGGTGATTTTGTACATCACCATTCCGAAAGGCCTGTTCCCCACGCAGGACACGGGCCAGCTGCAGGCGCGCATCGAAACCTCGCAAGCCGTCTCGTATGAACGCATGGCTGCGTTGCAGCAGGCGGCGGCCAGCGCGCTGCTGGAAGACCCTGCTGTCGATACCCTGAGTTCCCTGGTGGGCGTGGATGCAGCCAACAACACCATGCTGCACACGGGCAGCATGCTGATCAACCTGAAGCGTCCGCGCAGCGGCAAGCAGGACGACATCATGGAGCGCCTGCGCAACCGCGTGGCCAAGGTGGCCGGCGTGACCCTGTATTTGCAGCCGACGCAGGATCTCACCATCGATGCGGAATCGGGTCCGACGCAGTACCGCGTCTCGCTGGAAGGAGCCGACACGGCCACCGTCACCGAGTGGGCCGGCAAGCTGGCCGCGCGCATGCGTGAAAAATCGCAGTTGCGCAACGTTGTCACGGATGCGGGCGCCACGGGTGCCGCCGTTGTGGTAGCCATCGATCGCGACAGCGCCGCGCGCATGTCGGTGACCACGGCCACCGTTGACGACGCGCTGTACAACGCCTTTGGCCAGCGCATCATCTCGACGATTTTCACGGAAACCAACCAGTACCGTGTGATCCTCGAAGCGCAACCGGGCATCGTTACTACGCCGTCCGACCTGTCGGACCTGCAGGTGCGCACGGGTTCCGGCAAGTCGACGCCGCTGTCCGCCTTTGCCAGCGTCAGCGAAAAGCAGGCGCCGCTGCAAATCACGCACGTGGCGCAATACCCTGCCACGACCCTGGGCTTCGATACGACGCAAGGCGTGGCGCTGGGCAGCGCCGTCGACGCCATCCGCCAGGCGGCGAAAGACATCGCCTTGCCGCCATCGGTGACCCTGACCTTCCTCGGCGCGGCCGGCGCGTATGAAAACTCGCTGTCGAACCAGCTGTGGCTGATTCTTGCCGCTGTCGTCTGTGTCTACATCGTGCTGGGCGTGCTGTACGAAAGCTACATCCACCCGCTGACGATCCTGTCGACCCTGCCGTCAGCCGGCGTGGGCGCCTTGCTGGCGCTGATGATTTCCGGGCAGGACCTGGGCGTGATCGGCATCATCGGCATCATCCTGCTGATCGGCATCGTGAAAAAGAACGCCATCATGATGATCGACTTTGCCATCGAGGCGGAACGTGATGAAGGAAAGAGCCCGCAGGAAGCCATCCACCAGGCGGCGCTGCTGCGTTTCCGTCCCATCCTGATGACAACCCTGGCAGCGCTGTTCGCGGCCGTGCCGCTCATGCTGGGCTGGGGCGAGGGCGCCGAGTTGCGCCGTCCGCTGGGCCTGGCCATCTTCGGCGGCCTGATCGTCAGCCAGGTGCTGACCTTGTTTACCACGCCCGTCATTTACCTGGGCTTCGACCGCCTGGGCCAGCGCTTCGCGTCTAAAACGCGGGGCGTAAAACCTGGATAA
- a CDS encoding efflux RND transporter permease subunit codes for MNLSEPFVKRPIATVLLTIGIALAGVGAFFVLPVSPLPQVDYPTISVSASLPGASPATMATSVATPLERRLGVISGVNEMTSSSGTGSARINLQFDLNRKIDSAAREVQAAIAASRVDLPATLRSNPTYRKANPSDAPVIILALTSKTRTPGQIYDAVSNLVQQKVAQVKGVGDVELGGGSLPAVRVELLPYQLNHYAVSMEDVRAAIQASNANRPKGAISGDERSLQIYSGAATASGGRSAADYRSLVVAWRDGAAIRLDDVAEVVDGVENNNTLGLFNGDPAVIVLITRQPGANVIATVDGVRALLPQLQAQLPGDIKLQVASDSTNSIRSSLHEIEFTLILSIVLVVLVVSAFLRSVRATIIPAVATIVSLLGTFGVMYMLGFSLNNLSLMALTVATGFVVDDAIVVLENTQRHIEAGMDRFKAALLGAREVGFTVLSISLSLVAVFIPLLFMGGQVGRLFREFAVTLSAAVMISLVISLTTTPMMCAWLLKSGEQHKAPGRVARWFERGFERMLTVYEHCLDWALSSAALVMTILVFVVGLNVYLFAAAPKGFFPQQDTGQINGGMRADQSISFQAMQGKLRQLVDIIKDDPAVATVVGFTGGGRAGGGFMFIDLKPASQRTDKGQAVIARLRPQLAKVTGISLFLNPVQDLRMGGRSSNSTYQYTLISDNQADLKKWAAKLADQMKMQPALIDVDTDQAENGVETFVSIDKDRATQLGVQVKDIDNALYNSFGQRQVATIYDELNQYHVIMEVAPRYAQSPEALRSVYVPASNAAAVVASTSTSASTATATTSVATASNTTAARDPSSGSALSTTLAHMVPLSSFSSFAESSTATSINHQGGELATTVSFNLADGYPLSDGQAAVAQAESEIGMPVNVRGSFQGSAKSAQDSNKEQPLLILAAIVVIYIVLGILYESLIHPITVLSTLPSAGVGAVLALLLFRMEFSIIALIGVFLLIGIVKKNAILIIDFALEAERSRGLTAVEAVREACLLRFRPILMTTLAAALGALPLAIGFGEGSELRQPLGVAIIGGLIASQLLTLLTTPVVYILLDKLRTRSADEQQLSRIPGPDNPSTQS; via the coding sequence GTGAACCTGTCCGAACCGTTCGTCAAGCGTCCCATCGCCACCGTGCTGCTGACCATCGGCATCGCGCTGGCGGGTGTCGGCGCCTTCTTCGTGCTGCCTGTCTCGCCGCTGCCGCAGGTCGATTATCCGACCATCTCCGTCAGTGCCAGCCTGCCCGGCGCCAGCCCCGCGACCATGGCCACCTCGGTGGCCACGCCGCTGGAACGGCGCCTGGGCGTGATTTCGGGCGTGAACGAGATGACGTCGTCGTCGGGCACGGGCTCGGCGCGCATCAATTTGCAGTTTGACCTGAACCGCAAGATCGATTCGGCCGCGCGCGAAGTGCAGGCGGCCATTGCCGCCTCGCGCGTGGACTTGCCGGCCACCTTGCGCAGCAATCCGACGTATCGCAAGGCCAATCCGTCCGACGCGCCCGTGATCATTCTGGCACTGACCTCAAAAACGCGCACGCCGGGCCAGATCTACGACGCCGTGTCGAACCTGGTGCAGCAAAAGGTGGCGCAAGTCAAAGGCGTGGGCGACGTGGAACTAGGCGGCGGCTCGCTGCCGGCCGTGCGCGTGGAACTGCTGCCGTATCAACTCAATCACTATGCCGTGTCGATGGAAGACGTGCGCGCGGCCATCCAGGCCAGCAACGCCAACCGCCCGAAAGGGGCGATTTCCGGCGACGAGCGCAGCCTGCAGATCTATTCGGGCGCGGCGACGGCCTCGGGCGGGCGCAGCGCCGCCGATTACCGCAGCCTGGTCGTGGCCTGGCGCGATGGCGCCGCCATCCGCCTCGACGACGTGGCCGAAGTGGTCGACGGCGTGGAGAACAACAATACTCTGGGCCTGTTCAACGGCGACCCGGCCGTCATCGTGCTGATCACGCGCCAGCCCGGCGCCAACGTCATCGCCACGGTGGACGGCGTGCGCGCGCTGCTGCCGCAACTGCAGGCGCAGCTGCCGGGCGACATCAAGCTGCAGGTGGCGTCCGACAGCACCAATTCCATCCGCTCGTCCCTGCACGAGATCGAGTTCACCCTGATCCTCTCCATCGTGCTCGTCGTGCTGGTGGTCAGCGCTTTCCTGCGCAGCGTGCGCGCCACCATCATCCCGGCCGTGGCCACCATCGTCTCCCTGCTGGGCACCTTCGGCGTGATGTACATGCTGGGCTTTTCCCTGAACAACCTGTCCCTGATGGCGCTCACGGTGGCCACCGGCTTTGTCGTCGACGATGCCATCGTGGTGCTGGAAAACACGCAGCGCCACATCGAGGCGGGCATGGACCGCTTCAAGGCGGCCCTGCTGGGCGCGCGCGAAGTGGGCTTTACCGTGCTGTCGATCAGCCTGTCGCTGGTGGCCGTCTTCATCCCGCTGCTGTTCATGGGCGGGCAGGTGGGACGTTTGTTCCGCGAGTTTGCCGTCACCCTGTCGGCCGCCGTGATGATTTCGCTGGTTATTTCGCTGACCACCACGCCGATGATGTGCGCCTGGCTGCTGAAAAGCGGCGAGCAGCACAAGGCGCCAGGCAGAGTGGCGCGCTGGTTCGAGCGGGGCTTCGAACGCATGCTGACAGTCTATGAGCACTGCCTGGACTGGGCCCTGTCCAGCGCCGCGCTGGTGATGACCATCCTCGTGTTTGTCGTCGGCCTGAACGTGTACCTGTTCGCGGCCGCGCCCAAGGGTTTCTTCCCGCAGCAGGATACGGGCCAGATCAATGGCGGCATGCGCGCCGACCAGAGCATCTCCTTCCAGGCCATGCAGGGCAAATTGCGCCAGCTGGTCGACATCATCAAGGACGATCCGGCCGTCGCCACCGTCGTTGGTTTCACCGGCGGCGGGCGGGCAGGGGGTGGCTTCATGTTCATCGATCTGAAACCGGCCTCGCAGCGCACGGACAAGGGCCAGGCAGTGATCGCGCGCCTGCGTCCGCAACTGGCCAAGGTGACGGGCATTTCGCTGTTCCTCAATCCCGTGCAGGATTTGCGCATGGGCGGGCGCTCCAGCAATTCCACCTACCAGTACACCCTGATCAGCGATAACCAGGCGGACCTGAAGAAATGGGCGGCGAAACTGGCCGACCAGATGAAGATGCAGCCGGCCCTGATCGACGTCGACACGGACCAGGCGGAAAACGGCGTGGAAACCTTCGTCAGCATCGACAAGGACCGCGCCACGCAGCTGGGCGTGCAAGTCAAGGATATCGACAATGCGCTGTACAACAGTTTCGGCCAGCGCCAGGTGGCGACCATCTACGATGAGCTGAATCAATACCACGTCATCATGGAAGTGGCGCCCCGCTATGCGCAAAGCCCGGAAGCGCTGCGCTCCGTGTATGTGCCGGCGTCGAATGCAGCTGCCGTCGTCGCCAGCACCAGCACCAGCGCCAGTACCGCCACAGCCACCACCAGCGTGGCGACGGCGTCGAATACGACGGCGGCGCGCGACCCGTCCAGCGGCTCGGCCCTGTCCACGACTTTGGCGCACATGGTGCCGCTGTCCTCGTTCAGCAGCTTTGCCGAAAGCTCGACGGCGACGTCCATCAATCACCAGGGCGGGGAGCTGGCCACCACCGTGTCGTTCAACCTGGCCGACGGCTATCCGCTCAGCGATGGCCAGGCTGCCGTGGCCCAGGCGGAGTCGGAAATCGGCATGCCCGTGAATGTGCGCGGCAGCTTCCAGGGATCGGCGAAGAGCGCCCAGGACAGCAACAAGGAGCAGCCGCTCTTGATCCTGGCGGCCATCGTGGTGATCTATATCGTGCTGGGCATCCTGTACGAAAGCCTGATCCATCCGATCACCGTGCTGTCGACCTTGCCGTCGGCAGGGGTGGGCGCCGTGCTGGCATTGCTGCTGTTCCGCATGGAGTTTTCCATCATCGCCTTGATCGGCGTGTTTTTGTTGATCGGTATCGTCAAGAAAAATGCTATATTGATCATCGACTTCGCGCTGGAGGCCGAGCGTTCGCGCGGGCTGACAGCTGTGGAAGCGGTGCGCGAGGCATGTTTGCTGCGTTTCCGCCCCATTCTGATGACCACCCTGGCGGCGGCGCTTGGCGCCTTGCCGCTGGCGATCGGTTTCGGCGAGGGGTCAGAGCTACGCCAGCCCTTGGGGGTCGCCATCATCGGCGGCCTGATTGCCAGCCAGTTACTCACATTGCTGACCACCCCGGTGGTCTACATCCTGCTCGACAAGCTGCGCACGCGCAGTGCCGACGAGCAGCAATTGAGCCGCATTCCTGGGCCAGATAACCCGAGCACACAATCATGA
- a CDS encoding efflux transporter outer membrane subunit, whose product MKQVKPIPSAVPARHLLALAAATTFLLLAGCAVSPAYETPTAAAPQTFKEAAGWQAAVPADTLERGPWWTLFGDAQLNQLAEGIEVSNQNVAAAIASYEQARALVREQRASLFPTVNLTGSGARSGGGGEQQTNNNFKAAIGASWEPDIWGRLRAGVTGADASAAASAADLAAARLSAQGELATNYFSLRQSDAQIALLNATIDGYKRVLDITSNRFNSGIAAKSDLLQAQTQLANAQIDLSGQTRARAQLEHAIAILLGKAPSDFSLAVAPWTLTVPEVPLGVPSTLLQRRPDIAAAERRVAVANEQIGIARSAYYPSLNLTGSYGSGASKVGDLFNASSSLWSLGVSAAQTLFNAGATTASVDAAKAGHEAAVARYRQTVLAAFGAVEDQLSATRALAEQLALRQQASSAADQVEQQMLNRYNAGQVGYTDVVTAQVTALSARRSLVQAQADRQTTAVALIQSLGGGWHVPQAQ is encoded by the coding sequence ATGAAGCAAGTAAAACCTATCCCGTCCGCCGTACCCGCACGCCACTTGCTGGCACTGGCAGCGGCCACCACTTTCCTCCTGCTGGCCGGCTGCGCCGTCAGCCCCGCCTATGAAACGCCGACGGCCGCCGCGCCGCAAACATTCAAGGAGGCGGCCGGCTGGCAAGCTGCCGTGCCGGCCGATACCCTGGAACGGGGGCCCTGGTGGACCCTGTTCGGCGACGCGCAATTGAACCAGCTGGCAGAAGGCATTGAAGTATCGAACCAGAACGTGGCGGCAGCCATCGCCTCGTACGAGCAGGCGCGCGCGCTGGTGCGCGAACAGCGCGCTTCGCTGTTCCCTACCGTGAACCTGACGGGCAGCGGCGCCCGTTCCGGTGGCGGGGGCGAGCAGCAGACGAACAATAATTTCAAGGCGGCCATCGGCGCCTCGTGGGAACCGGATATCTGGGGCCGCCTGCGCGCCGGGGTGACGGGGGCGGACGCCAGCGCAGCCGCCAGCGCGGCCGACCTGGCCGCGGCGCGCCTGTCGGCGCAGGGCGAGCTGGCCACCAATTACTTTTCGCTGCGCCAGAGCGATGCGCAGATCGCGCTGCTGAACGCCACCATAGATGGCTACAAGCGCGTGCTCGACATCACCAGCAACCGTTTCAACTCCGGCATCGCCGCCAAGTCCGACCTGCTGCAGGCCCAGACGCAGCTGGCCAATGCGCAGATCGACTTGTCCGGCCAGACGCGCGCACGCGCCCAGCTGGAACACGCGATTGCCATCCTGCTGGGTAAGGCGCCATCGGACTTCAGCCTGGCCGTGGCGCCGTGGACCCTGACTGTGCCCGAGGTGCCGCTGGGCGTGCCGTCGACCCTGCTGCAGCGCCGTCCCGACATCGCCGCCGCCGAGCGTAGAGTCGCCGTGGCCAACGAGCAGATCGGCATCGCCCGTTCCGCCTACTATCCGAGCCTGAACCTGACGGGATCGTATGGATCCGGCGCCAGCAAAGTCGGCGACCTGTTCAATGCATCGTCGAGCCTGTGGTCGCTGGGCGTGTCGGCCGCGCAAACCCTGTTCAACGCGGGCGCCACCACGGCCAGCGTGGACGCGGCCAAGGCCGGCCATGAAGCGGCCGTGGCGCGCTACCGCCAGACGGTGCTGGCCGCCTTTGGCGCCGTGGAAGACCAGTTGTCGGCCACGCGCGCGCTGGCCGAGCAGCTGGCCTTGCGCCAGCAGGCGTCGTCCGCTGCCGACCAGGTTGAGCAGCAGATGCTGAACCGCTACAACGCGGGCCAAGTCGGTTACACGGACGTGGTGACGGCGCAAGTGACGGCCCTGTCGGCGCGCCGTTCGCTGGTGCAGGCGCAGGCGGACCGCCAGACGACGGCCGTGGCCCTGATCCAGTCGCTGGGCGGCGGCTGGCATGTGCCGCAAGCGCAGTAG
- a CDS encoding PAS domain S-box protein, whose amino-acid sequence MSEPFDDGGVLARLREQAEQLAQQRQPVPPPQSNEDVMKQLHELEVRRIELEMQSAALAELEQLKNEFESSRDHYAQLYEQAPVSYFSLARENIITRVNVAACGLLRRDKTQLLGRRFEQFIAPQAQGGFRYFLDAVFSSGARQVLETQLFEGIAGRMVRIEANFDAASATARMLVTDLGDEHARESALRRAFVILDSIREGVLVTDSDNRIISVNPAFTAITGYQAEEAIGRDPSFLGGGTHLPHFYEAMWRSLHRDGSWYGELVNRRKNGERFVESLSITPMHSQDGTISHFVGVFSDITERKLAEADLRELHRELDQRVIERTTELLRANQHLQLEVHQRERAQEALRDAERFFHATIDSLTDRVLVLDQSGSVLHANQACLAFVGQMPRALQYLDFCETDPRWQRSAGRELAAGIRSVIAGSADTFALEYEFATRAGPRWSQARISRFLGEGPLRVVVAHTDITERKLMDGALRQSHAQLRQLALHLETAKEDERKRISRDIHDELGQNLLALRIDISMLSARTEGSHPRLHRRVGAVLSNVDTTIKSVRGIMNELRPMALDLGLQAAIEWQVGDFRKRSGVACRLLIRDEALFVAIGSQAEIVLFRIVQEALSNVMRHAQASQVEIELSSDACAVYVSISDNGIGITPQQQRKKQCFGLIGIAERLTALGGHFEVGMPASGAGCRLALQIPLPGAGRPPDTIIAPG is encoded by the coding sequence ATGAGCGAACCATTCGACGACGGTGGCGTGCTGGCCAGATTGCGAGAGCAGGCCGAGCAGTTGGCGCAGCAGCGCCAGCCGGTACCGCCGCCGCAGTCGAATGAAGACGTGATGAAGCAGCTGCACGAGTTGGAGGTCCGCCGCATCGAACTGGAAATGCAGAGTGCCGCCCTGGCCGAACTGGAACAGCTGAAGAATGAATTTGAAAGCAGCCGCGATCATTATGCGCAGCTGTATGAGCAGGCGCCCGTCAGCTATTTTTCATTGGCGCGCGAGAACATCATCACGCGTGTCAACGTGGCGGCCTGTGGCTTGTTGCGGCGCGACAAGACCCAACTGCTGGGGCGGCGTTTCGAGCAATTTATCGCGCCGCAGGCGCAGGGTGGTTTCCGGTACTTCCTCGACGCCGTCTTCAGCAGTGGCGCGCGTCAGGTACTTGAGACGCAACTGTTCGAAGGCATAGCGGGCCGCATGGTGCGCATTGAAGCCAATTTCGACGCAGCCAGCGCCACGGCGCGCATGCTGGTGACGGACCTGGGCGACGAGCACGCGCGTGAATCAGCCTTGCGGCGCGCCTTCGTCATCCTCGACAGTATCCGCGAAGGCGTGCTGGTGACGGACAGCGACAACCGCATCATTTCCGTCAACCCCGCCTTCACCGCCATCACCGGCTACCAGGCCGAGGAAGCCATCGGGCGCGATCCGTCCTTCCTCGGCGGCGGCACGCATTTGCCGCATTTTTATGAAGCGATGTGGCGCAGCCTGCACCGGGATGGCAGCTGGTATGGCGAACTGGTGAACCGGCGCAAGAATGGCGAGCGCTTCGTCGAATCGCTGTCGATCACGCCCATGCACAGCCAGGATGGCACCATCAGCCATTTTGTCGGCGTGTTTTCCGATATCACCGAGCGCAAGCTGGCCGAGGCGGACTTGCGCGAATTGCACCGCGAGCTGGACCAGCGCGTCATCGAGCGCACGACTGAATTGCTGCGGGCCAATCAGCATCTGCAGCTGGAAGTGCACCAGCGCGAGCGGGCGCAGGAAGCCTTGCGCGATGCCGAGCGTTTCTTTCATGCCACCATCGATTCGCTGACGGACCGGGTGCTGGTGCTGGATCAGTCGGGCAGCGTCTTGCATGCCAACCAGGCGTGCCTGGCCTTCGTCGGGCAAATGCCACGGGCGCTGCAGTATCTGGATTTTTGCGAGACGGACCCGCGCTGGCAGCGCAGCGCCGGCCGCGAGCTGGCCGCCGGCATCCGCTCCGTCATTGCCGGCAGCGCAGACACGTTTGCGCTCGAGTATGAATTTGCCACGCGCGCAGGTCCTCGCTGGTCGCAGGCCAGGATCAGCCGTTTCCTCGGCGAAGGGCCGCTGCGCGTGGTGGTGGCGCACACGGACATTACCGAACGCAAGCTGATGGATGGCGCCCTGCGCCAGTCGCACGCGCAGCTGCGCCAACTGGCGCTGCACCTGGAAACGGCCAAGGAAGACGAGCGCAAGCGCATTTCGCGCGATATCCACGATGAACTGGGGCAAAACCTGCTGGCGCTGCGCATCGATATTTCCATGCTCAGCGCGCGCACGGAAGGTTCCCATCCGCGCCTGCACCGCCGGGTCGGCGCCGTGCTCAGCAATGTCGACACCACCATCAAGAGCGTGCGCGGCATCATGAACGAGCTGCGCCCGATGGCGCTGGATCTGGGCTTGCAGGCCGCTATCGAATGGCAGGTGGGCGACTTCCGCAAGCGCAGCGGCGTCGCTTGCCGCCTGCTGATACGCGATGAAGCGCTGTTTGTCGCCATCGGCAGCCAGGCCGAGATCGTGCTGTTCCGCATCGTGCAGGAAGCGCTCAGCAACGTCATGCGGCATGCCCAGGCCAGCCAGGTCGAGATCGAGCTCAGTTCGGATGCCTGCGCCGTGTATGTGTCCATCAGCGACAACGGCATCGGCATCACGCCGCAGCAGCAGCGCAAGAAACAGTGTTTTGGCCTGATCGGTATTGCTGAGCGGCTGACGGCGCTGGGCGGCCACTTCGAGGTGGGCATGCCAGCATCGGGCGCCGGTTGCCGGCTGGCCCTGCAGATTCCCTTGCCGGGGGCCGGGCGGCCGCCTGATACGATAATTGCACCTGGATAA